One genomic region from Clostridium saccharobutylicum DSM 13864 encodes:
- the tuf gene encoding elongation factor Tu: MSKAKYERNKPHVNIGTIGHVDHGKTTLTAAITTVLANKGYAEAFNYADIDKAPEEKERGITINTAHVEYQTENRHYAHVDCPGHADYVKNMITGAAQMDGAILVVSAADGPMPQTREHILLGSRVGIQYIVVFLNKADMVDDPELLELVEMEVRELLNEYEFPGDDIPVITGSALKALENPTDEEAIAPILELMEAVDSYIPTPERATDKPFLMPIEDVFTITGRGTVATGRVEAGVLHVGDEVEIVGLSEEKKKVVVTGIEMFRKLLDEAQAGDNIGALLRGVQRTDIERGQVLAVPNSVHPHTKFVGQVYVLKKEEGGRHTPFFDGYRPQFYFRTTDVTGSIKLPDGMEMVMPGDHIDMNVELITPIAMDEGLRFAIREGGRTVGSGVVTKIVQ, encoded by the coding sequence ATGTCAAAAGCAAAATATGAAAGAAATAAGCCTCATGTTAATATCGGAACAATAGGTCACGTAGACCATGGTAAGACAACATTAACAGCTGCAATCACAACTGTATTAGCGAATAAAGGATATGCAGAAGCATTTAACTATGCAGATATTGATAAGGCTCCAGAAGAAAAAGAAAGAGGAATCACAATCAATACAGCACACGTTGAATACCAAACAGAAAACAGACACTATGCTCACGTTGACTGTCCAGGACATGCTGACTACGTTAAGAACATGATCACAGGAGCAGCACAAATGGATGGAGCTATCTTAGTTGTATCAGCAGCAGATGGTCCAATGCCACAAACAAGAGAACATATACTATTAGGATCAAGAGTAGGTATCCAATATATCGTAGTATTCTTAAATAAAGCAGATATGGTAGATGATCCAGAATTATTAGAATTAGTTGAAATGGAAGTTAGAGAATTATTAAATGAATATGAATTCCCAGGAGACGATATTCCAGTAATAACAGGATCAGCATTAAAAGCATTAGAAAACCCAACAGATGAAGAAGCAATAGCTCCAATCTTAGAATTAATGGAAGCAGTAGATAGCTATATCCCAACTCCAGAAAGAGCAACAGATAAGCCATTCTTAATGCCAATCGAAGATGTCTTCACAATTACAGGAAGAGGAACAGTTGCAACAGGAAGAGTTGAAGCTGGAGTACTTCACGTAGGAGACGAAGTAGAAATCGTTGGATTAAGTGAAGAAAAGAAGAAAGTTGTAGTAACTGGAATCGAAATGTTCAGAAAGTTATTAGATGAAGCGCAAGCTGGAGATAATATCGGAGCATTATTAAGAGGAGTTCAAAGAACTGATATTGAAAGAGGTCAAGTATTAGCAGTACCAAATTCAGTACATCCTCACACTAAATTCGTAGGTCAAGTATACGTACTTAAGAAAGAAGAAGGTGGTAGACATACTCCATTCTTCGATGGATACAGACCACAATTCTACTTCAGAACAACAGACGTTACAGGATCAATCAAATTACCAGATGGAATGGAAATGGTAATGCCAGGAGACCACATCGACATGAACGTTGAATTAATCACTCCAATCGCAATGGATGAAGGATTAAGATTCGCTATCAGAGAAGGTGGAAGAACTGTAGGTTCAGGAGTTGTTACTAAGATAGTTCAATAG
- the rpsJ gene encoding 30S ribosomal protein S10, with protein MSKQKIRIRLKAFDHTILDQSAEKIVETAKTSGAKVVGPVPLPTEKDVVTILRAVHKYKDSREQFEIRTHKRLIDIVNPSPKTVDALMRLNLPAGVDIEIKL; from the coding sequence ATGTCAAAGCAAAAAATAAGAATTAGATTAAAGGCTTTTGATCATACAATATTAGATCAATCAGCTGAAAAAATTGTTGAAACTGCAAAAACATCAGGAGCTAAGGTTGTAGGTCCAGTACCATTACCAACAGAAAAAGATGTTGTTACAATATTAAGAGCGGTTCACAAGTACAAAGATTCAAGAGAACAATTTGAGATAAGAACTCATAAGAGATTAATCGATATCGTTAATCCATCACCAAAAACTGTTGATGCATTAATGAGATTAAATCTTCCAGCTGGTGTTGATATAGAAATCAAACTATAA
- the rplC gene encoding 50S ribosomal protein L3 gives MKKAIIGKKIGMTQIFDENGKVVPVTVVEAGPCVVVQKKTLENDGYEAIQVGFDEIREKLANKPRKGHFAKAGATLRRTLKEFRLENISEYEVGQEIKADVFGAGDKIDVSAVSKGKGFQGSIKRWNQQRGPMTHGSKFHRAPGSMGASSDPSRTFKNKRMPGHMGSVNTTVLNLEVVKVIAEKNLILIKGGIPGPNKGTVVIKDTVRA, from the coding sequence ATGAAAAAAGCTATAATAGGAAAGAAAATAGGAATGACTCAAATTTTTGATGAAAATGGTAAAGTAGTTCCTGTAACTGTAGTAGAAGCTGGCCCATGTGTTGTTGTTCAAAAGAAAACATTAGAAAATGATGGGTATGAAGCAATACAAGTAGGTTTTGATGAAATAAGAGAAAAATTAGCTAATAAGCCAAGAAAAGGTCACTTTGCTAAAGCTGGAGCTACTTTAAGAAGAACTCTTAAAGAATTCAGACTTGAAAACATAAGTGAATATGAAGTTGGTCAAGAAATAAAGGCTGATGTATTTGGAGCAGGAGATAAGATTGATGTATCTGCAGTTTCAAAAGGAAAGGGTTTCCAAGGATCTATTAAGAGATGGAACCAACAAAGAGGACCAATGACTCACGGTTCTAAATTCCATAGAGCACCAGGTTCAATGGGAGCATCATCAGATCCATCAAGAACATTCAAGAATAAGAGAATGCCAGGACATATGGGATCTGTTAATACAACAGTACTAAATTTAGAAGTTGTTAAAGTAATAGCTGAAAAGAACTTAATACTAATCAAGGGTGGAATCCCAGGACCTAACAAAGGTACAGTAGTAATTAAAGACACAGTTAGAGCTTAA
- the rplD gene encoding 50S ribosomal protein L4, whose product MPTVGVFNKEGNKVADMELNESIFAAEVNEYALHQVVVALLANKRQGTQSTKTRSEVRGGGIKPWRQKGTGRARQGSIRAPQWIKGGIVFAPKPRDYRVSVPKSMRKVAMKSALTSKVQENQMIVLDSLNFDAPKTKNVVEMLKAFEATKALIITAESNEGVYKSARNIQGINVIPANNINVYDLLKYEKLIITKDAVSKIEEVYA is encoded by the coding sequence ATGCCTACAGTAGGAGTATTTAATAAAGAAGGAAATAAAGTTGCTGATATGGAGTTAAACGAAAGCATATTTGCAGCAGAAGTTAATGAATATGCATTACACCAAGTAGTAGTTGCATTATTAGCTAACAAGAGACAAGGAACTCAATCAACTAAGACTAGATCTGAAGTTAGAGGGGGCGGAATTAAGCCTTGGAGACAAAAGGGTACTGGAAGAGCAAGACAAGGTTCTATCAGAGCACCACAATGGATTAAGGGTGGTATTGTATTCGCACCAAAGCCAAGAGATTACAGAGTTTCAGTGCCAAAGAGCATGAGAAAGGTTGCAATGAAATCTGCTTTAACTAGCAAGGTTCAAGAAAATCAAATGATCGTTCTTGATTCATTAAATTTCGATGCACCAAAAACTAAAAATGTAGTAGAAATGTTAAAAGCTTTTGAAGCTACTAAAGCATTAATAATAACTGCAGAATCAAATGAAGGTGTTTACAAATCAGCAAGAAACATCCAAGGAATCAATGTTATACCAGCTAACAATATAAATGTTTATGATTTATTAAAATATGAAAAATTAATCATAACTAAAGATGCTGTATCAAAAATTGAGGAGGTGTACGCATAA
- the rplW gene encoding 50S ribosomal protein L23, translating into MKLTSHDIIRKPVITEKSMASMADKKYTFIVHADANKSQIKRAVEEVFNVKVEDVNTINGLGKTKRMGVHVGKRSDYKKAIVKLSEESNAIEFFEGMQ; encoded by the coding sequence ATGAAGTTAACAAGCCATGATATAATAAGAAAGCCAGTTATTACTGAAAAGAGTATGGCGTCTATGGCCGACAAAAAGTACACTTTCATAGTGCATGCGGATGCTAACAAATCTCAAATAAAGAGAGCTGTGGAAGAAGTTTTCAATGTTAAAGTTGAAGATGTTAATACTATAAACGGTTTAGGAAAAACTAAGAGAATGGGCGTACATGTAGGTAAGAGATCAGACTACAAGAAAGCTATTGTTAAATTATCAGAAGAAAGCAACGCAATTGAATTCTTTGAAGGAATGCAATAG
- the rplB gene encoding 50S ribosomal protein L2, giving the protein MAVKKFNPITPSRRQMTMPTFEEITSQQPEKSLLVALKVKAGRNNQGKITVRHRGGTVKRKYRIIDFKRNKDAVPAKVASIEYDPNRTAYIALVIYTDGEKRYILAPAGLKVGDIIESGVNADIKPGNALPLKNIPVGTVVHNIELQKGKGGQLVRAAGNSAQLMAKEGDYATLRLPSGEMRYVRIECRATIGTLSNATNDIVNIGKAGRKRHMGWRPTVRGSVMNPNDHPHGGGEGKSPVGRPSPVTPWGKPALGYKTRKNKKYSDRFIIKDRRK; this is encoded by the coding sequence ATGGCAGTTAAAAAGTTTAACCCTATTACACCATCAAGAAGACAAATGACTATGCCAACATTTGAAGAAATAACTTCACAACAACCAGAAAAGTCACTTCTTGTTGCGTTAAAAGTTAAAGCGGGTAGAAATAACCAAGGTAAAATCACTGTTAGACATCGTGGTGGTACTGTTAAGAGAAAATACAGAATAATAGATTTTAAAAGAAATAAAGATGCAGTTCCAGCAAAGGTTGCATCTATAGAATATGATCCAAACAGAACTGCATATATTGCTCTTGTTATATATACAGATGGAGAAAAGAGATATATTCTTGCACCAGCAGGATTAAAAGTTGGAGATATCATTGAATCAGGTGTTAACGCAGATATCAAACCAGGTAATGCTCTTCCATTAAAGAACATACCAGTAGGTACAGTTGTTCATAATATCGAATTACAAAAAGGTAAAGGTGGCCAATTAGTTAGAGCTGCTGGTAACTCAGCACAATTAATGGCTAAAGAAGGAGATTATGCAACTCTAAGATTACCATCAGGTGAAATGAGATATGTAAGAATAGAATGTAGAGCTACAATCGGAACACTTTCAAATGCTACTAACGATATCGTTAATATTGGTAAAGCAGGTAGAAAGAGACACATGGGATGGAGACCAACAGTAAGAGGTTCTGTAATGAATCCTAACGATCACCCTCACGGTGGTGGTGAAGGTAAATCTCCAGTTGGTAGACCAAGTCCAGTTACTCCATGGGGTAAACCAGCACTTGGATACAAAACTAGAAAGAATAAGAAATATTCTGATAGATTTATTATTAAGGATAGAAGAAAATAG
- the rpsS gene encoding 30S ribosomal protein S19, with protein MSRSTKKAPFVHEGLFKKIEEMNASGDKKVVKTWSRSSTIFPQFIGHTIAVHDGRKHVPVYISEDMVGHKLGEFVLTRTYKGHDADKTSKR; from the coding sequence GTGAGTAGATCAACAAAGAAAGCACCTTTTGTTCATGAAGGACTTTTCAAGAAGATAGAAGAAATGAACGCAAGTGGAGATAAAAAGGTTGTTAAAACTTGGTCAAGAAGTTCAACAATTTTCCCACAATTCATAGGTCACACAATTGCGGTTCATGATGGAAGAAAACACGTACCAGTATATATTTCAGAAGATATGGTTGGCCATAAGTTAGGTGAATTCGTATTAACTAGAACTTATAAAGGTCACGACGCAGATAAAACATCAAAAAGATAG
- the rplV gene encoding 50S ribosomal protein L22, giving the protein MEARAIAKYVRMSPTKVGVILDLIRGKQVNEAFAILQYTPREAAVVINKVLKSAVANAENNLELNADNLYVSECFVGQGSTLKRFQPHAQGRAFKILKKTSNITVIVKERA; this is encoded by the coding sequence ATGGAAGCTAGAGCTATAGCAAAATATGTCAGAATGTCTCCAACAAAAGTAGGAGTAATTCTTGATTTAATAAGAGGAAAGCAAGTTAATGAAGCTTTTGCTATTTTACAATATACTCCAAGAGAAGCAGCAGTAGTAATTAACAAAGTTTTAAAGTCAGCTGTTGCAAATGCAGAAAATAATTTAGAGTTAAATGCTGACAACTTATATGTTTCAGAATGTTTTGTTGGTCAAGGATCAACATTAAAGAGATTTCAACCTCATGCTCAAGGTAGAGCATTCAAAATCTTAAAGAAAACAAGCAATATAACAGTAATTGTTAAAGAAAGAGCTTAG
- the rpsC gene encoding 30S ribosomal protein S3: protein MGQKVNPHGLRVGVIKGWDAKWYANKKNFADNLVEDNQIRKFVKKELFSAGISKIEIERAAKRVKLNIYTAKPGVIIGKGGSGIEKLKNMLTQFVSNKNVLINIVEVKSAEADAQLMAENIAAQLEKRISFRRAMKQTMQRAMKHGIKGVKTACSGRLGGAEIARTEQYHEGTIPLQTLRADIEYGFAEADTTYGKIGVKVWVYNGEVLPTKKVEKEEANA from the coding sequence GTGGGTCAAAAAGTAAATCCTCATGGCCTTAGAGTAGGCGTTATAAAGGGATGGGACGCAAAATGGTATGCTAATAAGAAAAATTTTGCTGATAATCTTGTAGAAGATAATCAAATTAGAAAATTTGTTAAAAAAGAACTATTTTCAGCTGGTATTTCTAAAATAGAAATCGAAAGAGCTGCTAAAAGAGTTAAGTTAAACATATATACAGCAAAACCAGGTGTTATAATAGGCAAAGGTGGATCTGGAATTGAAAAATTAAAGAATATGTTAACTCAATTTGTAAGTAACAAGAATGTTTTAATAAACATAGTTGAAGTTAAGAGTGCAGAAGCTGATGCTCAATTAATGGCAGAAAACATTGCTGCACAATTAGAAAAGAGAATTTCATTTAGAAGAGCTATGAAGCAAACAATGCAAAGAGCTATGAAACATGGAATTAAAGGTGTTAAAACTGCATGTTCAGGTAGATTAGGCGGAGCTGAAATCGCAAGAACAGAACAGTATCATGAAGGAACAATACCACTACAAACATTAAGAGCTGATATCGAATATGGATTTGCTGAAGCAGATACAACATATGGTAAGATCGGAGTTAAAGTTTGGGTTTATAATGGAGAAGTTCTTCCAACTAAGAAAGTAGAAAAGGAAGAGGCTAACGCATAG
- the rplP gene encoding 50S ribosomal protein L16, translated as MLMPKRVKHRKVQRGRMKGKATRGNFLAYGDYGIQALTCGWITSNQIESARIAINRYIKRGGKLWIKIFPDKPVTEKPAETRMGSGKGSPEYWVAVVKPGRVLFELSGVPEETAREAMRLASHKLPVKTKFVSKRDFEEMGGEE; from the coding sequence ATGTTAATGCCTAAAAGAGTAAAACATCGTAAGGTACAACGTGGTAGAATGAAAGGTAAAGCTACAAGAGGTAATTTCTTAGCTTATGGAGATTACGGAATCCAAGCACTTACTTGTGGATGGATTACAAGCAACCAAATCGAATCTGCCAGAATTGCTATCAATAGATACATCAAAAGAGGTGGAAAACTTTGGATAAAGATTTTCCCAGATAAGCCAGTTACAGAAAAACCAGCTGAAACAAGAATGGGTTCAGGTAAAGGATCACCAGAATACTGGGTTGCAGTAGTTAAACCTGGTAGAGTATTATTTGAATTATCAGGAGTACCAGAAGAAACTGCAAGAGAAGCAATGAGACTTGCTTCACATAAACTTCCTGTAAAAACAAAATTTGTTTCAAAGAGAGATTTTGAGGAAATGGGTGGTGAAGAATAA
- the rpmC gene encoding 50S ribosomal protein L29 produces MKARELKELKSSNPQELIAKLGDLKAELFNLRFQLATGQLENPMRIKEVKKSIAQIKTILREEELKALEQ; encoded by the coding sequence ATGAAGGCTAGAGAATTAAAAGAATTAAAATCAAGCAATCCTCAAGAACTAATAGCTAAATTAGGTGATCTTAAAGCTGAATTATTTAACTTAAGATTCCAATTAGCTACAGGACAATTAGAAAATCCAATGAGAATAAAAGAAGTTAAGAAATCTATAGCCCAAATAAAAACCATCTTAAGAGAAGAAGAATTAAAAGCATTGGAACAATAA
- the rpsQ gene encoding 30S ribosomal protein S17: protein MERALRKKRIGRVVSDKMEKTIVVAVETKVRHPLYGKTVNRTTKFKVHDEKNEAKINDRVSIMETRPLSKDKRWRLVEIVEKAK, encoded by the coding sequence ATGGAAAGAGCATTAAGAAAAAAAAGAATTGGTAGGGTTGTTTCTGATAAAATGGAAAAGACTATCGTAGTTGCTGTTGAAACTAAGGTTAGACATCCACTATACGGAAAAACAGTTAACAGAACTACAAAGTTCAAAGTTCATGACGAAAAGAACGAAGCTAAAATTAATGATAGAGTATCAATAATGGAAACTAGACCATTATCTAAGGATAAGAGATGGAGACTTGTTGAAATAGTTGAAAAAGCTAAATAA
- the rplN gene encoding 50S ribosomal protein L14 translates to MIQQQTLLKVADNSGAKEIMCIRVLGGSKRKFGNIGDVIVASVKSATPGGVVKKGEVVKAVVVRSVKGVRRADGSYIKFDENAAVIIKDDKQPKGTRIFGPVARELRDKEFNKILSLAPEVL, encoded by the coding sequence ATGATACAACAACAAACCTTATTAAAGGTTGCAGATAATTCAGGTGCAAAAGAAATTATGTGTATCAGAGTCTTAGGCGGATCTAAAAGAAAGTTTGGTAACATCGGTGATGTTATAGTAGCTAGCGTTAAAAGTGCAACACCAGGTGGAGTTGTTAAAAAAGGTGAAGTCGTAAAGGCAGTTGTAGTTAGATCAGTTAAAGGTGTGAGAAGAGCAGACGGTTCATATATTAAATTTGATGAAAACGCAGCAGTTATAATCAAAGATGACAAACAACCAAAAGGAACACGTATTTTCGGACCTGTTGCTAGGGAGCTAAGAGATAAAGAATTTAATAAAATCTTATCATTAGCACCAGAAGTTCTATAA
- the rplX gene encoding 50S ribosomal protein L24, with amino-acid sequence MKIHVRKNDTVIVVSGKDKGKTGEVLKAYPKTGKVLVQGVNIVKKHQKANKGQVESAIIEKEAAINSSKVMLYCNKCKNATRISNKILDDGTKVRVCKKCGETF; translated from the coding sequence TTGAAGATACATGTAAGAAAGAATGATACAGTTATTGTCGTATCAGGAAAAGATAAAGGCAAAACTGGTGAAGTGTTAAAAGCATATCCAAAGACAGGAAAGGTTCTTGTTCAAGGAGTTAATATAGTTAAGAAACATCAAAAAGCTAATAAGGGTCAAGTTGAAAGCGCTATAATTGAAAAAGAAGCAGCAATCAACAGCTCAAAAGTTATGTTATATTGCAACAAATGTAAGAATGCAACTAGAATTAGTAACAAAATTTTAGATGATGGTACTAAGGTTAGAGTATGTAAAAAATGCGGAGAAACATTCTAA
- the rplE gene encoding 50S ribosomal protein L5, translating to MTRLQEKYQKEVIPAMVEKFGYKNLMEVPKLEKIVINMGVGEAKENQKVLESAVADLTLIAGQKPILTRAKKSVANFKIRENMALGCKVTLRKAQMFEFADKLMSIALPRVRDFRGVSSKAFDGRGNYSLGIKEQLIFPEIEYDKIDKVRGMDIIFVTSANTDEEARELLRFLGMPFAQ from the coding sequence ATGACAAGACTTCAAGAAAAATACCAAAAAGAAGTAATTCCAGCTATGGTAGAAAAGTTCGGATACAAAAACTTAATGGAAGTTCCAAAACTAGAAAAGATCGTAATCAACATGGGTGTTGGAGAAGCTAAAGAAAATCAAAAGGTGTTAGAATCAGCTGTTGCTGACTTGACTTTAATAGCAGGTCAAAAGCCAATTTTAACAAGAGCTAAGAAATCTGTAGCTAACTTTAAAATTAGAGAAAACATGGCATTAGGATGCAAGGTTACTTTAAGAAAAGCTCAAATGTTCGAATTTGCAGATAAATTAATGAGCATTGCTTTACCAAGAGTTAGAGATTTCAGAGGAGTTTCAAGTAAAGCGTTCGACGGTAGAGGAAACTACTCATTAGGAATTAAAGAACAATTAATATTCCCAGAAATCGAATATGATAAAATAGATAAAGTAAGAGGAATGGATATAATCTTCGTTACATCAGCAAACACTGATGAAGAAGCTAGGGAATTATTAAGATTCCTTGGAATGCCATTCGCTCAATAA
- a CDS encoding type Z 30S ribosomal protein S14, with amino-acid sequence MARKAIIEKWSKTPKYKTRAYTRCRICGRPHSVLKKYGVCRICFRELAYKGEIPGCRKASW; translated from the coding sequence ATGGCACGTAAGGCTATTATTGAAAAGTGGAGCAAAACTCCTAAATATAAAACAAGAGCTTATACAAGATGCAGAATATGTGGAAGACCACATTCTGTACTAAAAAAATATGGAGTATGCCGTATTTGTTTTAGAGAACTTGCTTATAAGGGCGAAATTCCAGGTTGTAGAAAAGCATCTTGGTAA
- the rpsH gene encoding 30S ribosomal protein S8 — translation MVMTDPIADLLTRVRNANAVRHEVVEVPSSNVKKEIANILLQEGYIKEINEYNDGVVPMLRLSLKYGANKERVITGIKRISKPGLRVYCKKDEVPKVLNGLGIAVVSTSNGIMVDREARKNGLGGEVICYVW, via the coding sequence ATGGTTATGACAGATCCTATAGCAGATTTATTAACTCGTGTAAGAAATGCTAATGCTGTAAGACATGAAGTGGTAGAAGTACCTTCTTCAAACGTAAAGAAGGAAATTGCTAATATATTATTACAAGAGGGTTATATAAAAGAAATTAACGAATATAACGATGGAGTTGTTCCAATGTTAAGATTATCTCTTAAATATGGAGCTAACAAAGAAAGAGTTATAACTGGTATTAAGAGAATTTCTAAGCCAGGATTAAGAGTTTATTGTAAGAAAGACGAAGTACCTAAGGTTCTTAATGGATTAGGTATTGCTGTTGTTTCAACTTCAAACGGAATCATGGTAGATAGAGAAGCTAGAAAGAACGGTTTAGGTGGAGAAGTTATCTGCTACGTTTGGTAA
- the rplF gene encoding 50S ribosomal protein L6, with protein sequence MSRVGRLPIAIPADVTVTVTPENVVTVKGPKGELVKTMHKDISVAVENNEVIVTRHSEQKDHRALHGLTRALINNMVIGVKEGYQKTLDLVGVGYRAQLQGKKLVMNLGYSHPVEIEPIDGITFETPAATRVVVKGIDKEKVGFAAADIRKWRVPEPYKGKGIKYENEVIRRKEGKTGKK encoded by the coding sequence ATGTCAAGAGTAGGTAGATTACCAATAGCTATTCCTGCTGATGTAACTGTAACTGTAACACCAGAGAACGTTGTTACAGTTAAAGGACCAAAAGGTGAATTAGTTAAAACTATGCACAAAGATATTAGTGTAGCGGTTGAAAACAACGAAGTAATTGTTACTAGACATAGTGAACAAAAAGATCACAGAGCTCTTCACGGTTTAACAAGAGCATTAATTAATAATATGGTAATTGGAGTTAAAGAAGGTTACCAAAAGACTTTAGATTTAGTTGGTGTTGGTTACAGAGCTCAATTACAAGGAAAAAAACTTGTGATGAACCTTGGATATTCACATCCAGTTGAAATAGAACCTATTGACGGAATTACTTTTGAAACTCCAGCGGCTACTAGAGTAGTAGTTAAAGGAATCGACAAAGAAAAAGTTGGTTTTGCAGCTGCAGATATTAGAAAGTGGAGAGTACCAGAACCATATAAGGGTAAAGGTATTAAATACGAAAATGAAGTGATTAG